The segment TCACTTAACAGGGGGAGTAATGCCGCGTTTTGTTAAGGTTTTATCAATGTCTCGAATTAATTCAAAATCTTCTATTTCTAAGGTTTTGTGATCATGACGCAGGAAATCAAATGCTTCTCTAAACTGTGCCGAATTTCCTTCAATTGGGGCGGTGAAATGACAAGAAATAATGCGTTTAAAGCCCCACTTTGCCACCTTGTCAACCCAACTTAATACTTCAAATTTCCCTCGATTAAAAATGACCCCTTGTAAAATAGGCGCAACTAATAAATGATTGTGCTGTAATCTCTCAAAAGAAGATTTCCACTGATCATCCCATTGAAACGGAAATAGGCCAAAATAAGCTTTAGGAGAACGATCAGGGGATTTTAGGGCATCTTTTAAAACCTGTCCCCACTTGACTACCCCTAAAGCCCCAGGACGAAAATAAAGGGCAAATAAAACAATTCTTTGCCATCCTTTGAGACGGTTTTCTGGGGTATCTTCAATAATTTCTAAGCCATTATTTCGGGCGTGAAATAACAAAGGATAAGGATCAATTTGTACAATATCAGGGGGATTTTGGGGAATAGAAATGATAGAATCTGTGACTAATAAAGTTTGCGATCGCTTGTGATAAAAAGCAACTTCTTCAAAGGGCCCTAGTCCCAAATTAATCGGCCCTAAGATTTCATAGTCAAATTCATCCGCAAAGGGAGTCTGACGGCTATCTAAGGGCAGTTCCTGAGTGCGTCCGAGAGGAAACCCTAACCAACTTAAGGGTAAGTTTAGGGGAAAACTCCACTGATCAGGAGAGACAAACACTTGAGCTTGGGGAAAACATCTGGCAAAGGGGCCAACAAAAACTTTATGTTCGATTCCGGAAACCGTGGGCAAGATGATGTATCTAATATTGCCGTGGTTCACCTCTAACTCATTGACCAGACGAAGACATTCTGGGGTTGGTGCAACGGGAGCATAAACTAAAAGCCCCCCTGATGCGAGTTTCACCACCGTCATGCGAATGGGAACAACGACATAAAGAATACCTTGGAGTTGTTCAAATGTCCAAATTGTATCCTTAACAACTTCTTTACGGAGAGTCCGCCGTTTACCATAGGGATAAAGGGGTACTACCGGCCAAAAAGGCCAGGACAAATCTTGAGAACGAATCGGGACATCAGTTGTTTGTGTCTTTGTTCTCTGTTCCGGGCTGCCCACTGAATTATCCCCCCAATTCCCAATATTTAGGAAATTATAGCGGGTTTCGGTGGCAATGATTTAATGTTTCACTAATTCGGGAAATTCATAGGTTTCTTCCTCAATTTGCTGATATTTTGCTTGAGCTATCTTCAGCTTTAAAAAACCACTTAATCCGGCTAATCCCAAGACACATAAAATAATTAAGGGTTGAGGCACGGGAACATGGATTAAGGAATCATTGACTTGTAGGGCCTTAGTCGAAGAAGGAATAAAAGCGTTGGCTTGGATAAATTCGGTTTTAGTCCCATCTGATTTTTCATTCTCAGGCTGATTAAGGAGATTTTGGGATAGATCAGAACTAAAAGCAGATTGATTACCGAATGCTAAAACTAGGGTAGTAAAAGCAGCTAAAATCTTTACTTTATTTATAATTTTCATCGCTGATTAAAAGTGTGTTTGGTCGAATTGTATGTAATGGTTTGGATGACCCCCCTATTCTTTATGAATGCTTTAGATTTTTAGGGGAATTTGTCTTGACTCTCCAGTCGGGGAGAGGCTTTATCATAAAAGCAACTAATGAGAGACATAAGTCATGAAAACTCATCCACTCCATCAATCTTCTCATATAGATGTAACTTTAACACAGCAAACTCTCCGCTTGGGGGGAATGGGTTGTGCTACTTGTGCAACTACGATTGAAACGGCGATTCATAAAGTTTCAGGGGTTAAAAAATGTAACGTTAATTTTGCTTTAGAAAAGGCGATAGTAGACTATAATCCTCAAGAAACCACCTTGACAAGAATTCAACAAGCTGTGACGGAGGCCGGTTATCAAGCTTATCTTTGGGAAGAAACGAAAACTGAGGAAGGACAAGATTTAGAAAAACAGAAACAGGAAGCGAGACAACAAGAATTAACCCGTAAAGTGATGTTTGGCGGTGTCATTAGTTTAATTTTAATTATTAGCTCTTTACCGATGATGACTGGTTTATCGATACCCTTTGTTCCCCACTGGTTACATAATGCTTGGGTACAATTAATTCTGAGTATTCCTGTCATTGTGTGGTGCGGTCAATCTTTCTATACAGGGGCATTCAAAGCTTTGAAGCGTCGGACTTCTGATATGAATACCTTAGTTGCTTTGGGAACTGGGTCCGCTTTTTTGTACTCTTTATTTGCCACATTCTTTCCTAATTTTTTTGCTTCTCAAGGACTCAATGCTGATGTTTATTATGAAGCTGCTTCTGTGATTATCACCCTAATTTTATTGGGTAGATTATTAGAAAATCGGGCTAGGGGTAAAACATCAGAAGCAATTCGTAATTTGATGGGATTACAAGCCAAAACAGCGCGAGTCATTCGTCAAGGAGAAACCTTAGATCTTCCCGTAGAAGATGTTAAAATTGGCGAGATTATTTTAGTCCGTCCAGGGGAAAAAATACCCGTTGATGGGAAGATAATTGAAGGGACATCTACTCTTGATGAATCAATGGTAACGGGAGAATCAATTCCTGTAAAAAAACAGTTAGGAGATGAAGTTATTGGGGCAACCATTAATAAGACAGGCAGTTTTAAATTTAAAGCGCAAAGAGTAGGGAAAGATACTGTATTAGCTCAAATTGTGCAATTAGTCGAAGAGGCTCAAAATAGTAAAGCCCCGATTCAAAAATTAGCGGACAGTGTGACCAGTTGGTTTGTACCTGCGGTGATAACAATTGCGGTAATTACCTTTATTATGTGGGTTGTTTTTACCGGAAATATAACCTTATCAATGGTAGCAACTGTGAGTGTTTTAATTATTGCTTGTCCCTGTGCGCTTGGGTTAGCAACTCCTACTTCAATCATGGTAGGAACAGGTAAGGGTGCAGAACACGGCATCTTAATTAAGGGGGCTGATAGTTTAGAATTAGCTCATAAAATTAACGCAATTGTCTTAGATAAAACGGGTACATTAACTCAAGGGAAGCCCACCGTTACTAATTATATTACTGTTGATGGAATTGCTAATAATAATGAGTTAAACTTATTACAATTAGCTTCATCTATTGAACAGAATTCAGAGCATCTTTTAGCTGAAGCAATTGTTAATTATGCCAAGTCCCAAGGCATCTCTGAACCCTTGCTTAAAGTTGAAGACTTTGAAGCCATTAGTGGGCAAGGGGTACAAGGTAAAATAGAAGGAAAATTAATTCAAATTGGCACTCAAAAATGGTTTGACAATTTAGGCATTAAAACTGATGCTTTATTATCTCAATCCCAGGAATGGAAAAGCCAAGCAAAAACGACCCCTTGGATGGCAATTAATGGAGAAATAGCGGGCTTATTTGCCATTGCTGATGCAGTCAAACCTTCATCAGTGGAAGTGGTTAAACGCCTCAAAAAAATGGGGTTAGAAGTGATTATGTTAACGGGAGATAATCAAGAAACGGCTGATGCGATCGCCCGTGAGGTGGGAATTAATCATGTCTTTGCGGAGGTGCGTCCTGAAGAAAAAGCGGCTAAAATTAAGCAAATTCAGCAATCTCGCTCAAAAATTGTGGCCATGGTAGGAGATGGTATCAATGATGCTCCTGCCTTAGCTCAAGCGGATGTAGGAATTGCGATCGGTACAGGAACGGATGTGGCCATGGCTGCCAGCGATATTACCCTAATTTCGGGGGATTTAAAGGGTATTGTCACGGCAATTCAATTAAGTCGCGCCACAATGAGGAATATTCGTCAAAATCTCTTTTTTGCATTTATTTACAATACTTTGGGAATTCCCATTGCCGCAGGGATTTTGTATCCTATTTTTGGGGTATTATTGAATCCGATGATTGCTGGGGGAGCAATGGCTTTTAGTTCCGTTTCTGTGGTAACAAATGCCTTGCGTTTACGTCATTTTCAACCGAGCAAAATTTAGGCAATTGTTGCTGAGATATTTCAGCAACAATTCTGATAAAAAACTAATGATTTTTTATTTTCTTAAGTAAGCTTCCTGCTTAGTTAAAGCCGTTTCCATTCCCAGATTCTTTCTTCTTAATCAGAAAACTAGCTCCCGACATTCCTAATGCCAATAAACCTAAATGATTTTGGCCAAGAGTTGATTCATGGTTATTCCTATCAAAATACAAGGTATAGATAGGGAGATTACCACATTATGTTTAAAAAAAGTTAAGAAGACTTTAAAAAGCAAGATTTAGGATGATGAAATCCACTTAAAAATGATCGCGCTCGTTGTTGGGGAGTACCATGATGACTGCTATGTTTATAATCATAATCTCCGGTCATCATCGCCGTCATGATTCCTTCTTCTAAGTCCCCAGGTTCGAGAAGTCCCACATAGTTAGTAGCCGCAAAAAATGCCCCTGCTAAACAGTCAGCTTGTAACTCTAAAGTAACTAAAGGAGTCTCCTTTTTGAGAATACCCAAATGTCTTTGGACTGAATGGCCATATTCATGAGCAAGGGAAAAATAAGCCGCAGAATCTCCAACCTGATGAACTAAGCGGTTCATTTGATCGATATTAAGATGAATACTATTAGATTTAGGGCAATAATGGGCTAACATTGCCGGGCCGCAGGGAGTTGGTTCCATTCTATCATGGGAATAGACAACGGGATAAGTATATTGAACGCCTAAACTGTCAAAAAATGACCCCCAAAATGCGTCTAGGCCTTCACTCATCGCCGATAATGTGGGATGATCCCACTCAGCGTGAGCGGGTTGGAAAGGACATAATCCGATTAAAGCGGCAATTAATCCCACTGTAATTTGTTTGTTCATCGTTATTGTGTCGGTTTTAATGACTTTTTCTGACTAATAGCTATAAAATTAAGGGGTTATTTTTTACCCTACATAACACTACCCATCAAGGTTAGGACATTAATAAAAGCTGAAACCTTTTTACAGTTTATTTTTGCCTTTTGCCTGACCTGTAGCGGTATTTCTCACCACACATCCCTACTTTCACATGATAGTTCAGGAACAGCGAAGGATTATGAAGTGATTGTTAAGGCCGTTTGATAAAAATGAAATTAGTCTGTTATTTTTATCAATTTTTTTAAGTGTAAATAAAACTTAATTCTCATTTTAAATCATTTAAAATCTAGCAACAGTTTGAGTCTATTCGGTGTGAGTATTCTCCTTTTATTAGGGTTTGGTCGCAGAAGACAAAAGCCTCGAAACTAAGCACTTAAGATGTACATGATCAGAGTTTTACTGATCCCAAAGACCTTATCTAATTGAGGAAAATCAGCTACAGTATTAAGTAACAGCTTAGACGTGCGCTCAAAAATCATGGCATCTTCTTCTCTTGCAGTCCGAGAACTTCCCTTATTCCCTTTACCTGAAGTCGTTTTATTTCCTGGTCGTCCTCTTCCTCTGCATATCTTTGAATTTCGCTATCGGATGATGATGAACACTATATTAGAAGGCGATCGCCGTTTTGGGGTCTTAATGATAAATCCAGCCAACGGCGAAATTTCTAAAGTAGGCTGTTGTGCTGAGGTAATTCGCTCCCAACGCTTACCAGATGATCGCATCAAGGTCTTAACCTTGGGACAACAAAGGTTTCGCCTCTTGGAATATGTCCGAGAAAAGCCCTATCGTGTGGGTTTAGTAGAATGGATGGAAGATCAACCAACAACAGAGGATCTTTATCCCCTGGCTGGTGAGGTAGAGCAGTTATTACAAGATGTGGTGCGTCTTTCTGGCAAGTTAACGGATCAAAAAATTGAGTTACCGGATGATTTACCTGATCTTCCGGTGGAATTATCTTATTGGGTAGCAGGAAACTTGTATGGTGTAGCAGAAGAACAACAAGCACTCTTGGAAATGCAGAAAACAACCGCTAGGTTGCAGCGCGAAGCGGAAATTTTAACCTCTACCCGTAACCATCTCGCGGCTCGGACTGCCCTTAAAGATGTGCTTAATTAAGCTAAAGCTGAGCAATATCCCTCTCTTTGAGGAATAAAACGGGATAACTCCCAAAGATTTTAATTACCTCTGTATAATGTTGTAACTCATTAAGGGCTTCAGCAATCAAACCATCCTCGATGTTTCCCTCAATATCAATATAGAAAATGTATTCACCCAGCGATCGCTTGGTGGGGCGAGATTCAATGCGACTTAAATTAAGCCGTCGTTCCGCAAAGACTTGTAAGGGTTTCATTAGTGATCCTGGCACGTTTTCAGAGACGCTAAAGGCTAAAGAAATGCGACTACAGACGGTGGGAGTTGGAGCAAGGGTCATTACCCAAAATCGGGTACAGTTATCGGGATAGTCGTTGATCAGGTTGACGAGAATGGGAACATGATACAGTTTAGCGGCCCGAGGAGCAGCGATCGCTCCTGATGTGGGGTCTAGGTTAATCTGCTGTAGGGCTTCAGTGGTAGAATTGGTCGGAATCAGTGTCGCTGTGGGTAGCTGTTGCTGTAACCATTGTTGACATTGGGCTAAGGCTTGAGGGTGGGAATAAACGGTTTTAACGCCTTTTAGGGAGGTTCCCCGCGAAAAAAAGGCATGGGTAATGGGTAAGACTAACTCTTGTTGAATTTTCAGGCGATCGAGTTGCCATAAAGTATCTAAAGTAGTGGCCACACTGCCTTCGGTGGAGTTTTCTACAGGAACCACTGCTGTTTTTGTCTCTTTTTGAGCGACAGAATGTAAGGTTTGAGCAATACTGGGATAAGGGCATAATAAGGCTTTTTGTCCTTGGGCTTGCTTTAACCAATGGGCGTAAGCTAAAGCGGCGGTTTCTGCATTGGTTCCCGTGGGGCCAAGATGAGCAATTGAAATTACCATAAGCAATAATTAAATGATTTCATCTACAGTTTATGCTTTTTTAAGTTTCAAGAGATTTGATAATTTCTGGGAATTGTTTAATGGTTTGAGAAAGATAGTCCCAGTCAAAATTGTTAAGTTGCTGCTCTAATTTAGTAGCATAGGTTTTTAAGGTTTGACATTGATATTCTTTAGCCCAATTTTCTAATCTGGCAATAAAGGATTTAATCTCTCGATAAGTCATAGTTCTACATAGTTCAGAATAAAGGTTTTCTTGTTCTTGACGCAATTGATTAAGTAAGTCTTCAGAAACTGGCTCATGATTAGTTTTAAGTGGCAAATTAATATTATTAATATTAGTCTTGATTTCATTCTCTTGCTGCTTTTTATTCAAGGATTTAAGGGGCAATATTTCTTTGAGAATTACCAATAATTCAGGACGAGAAATCGGTTTATTTAAAAAGCCTTCACACAATTCAATCAGCGCATCTCTTTCTTGGGATTGAAAGGCAGATGCTGTTACAATCACAATTGGAATGTTTTGGGTATAGGGATCTTTTTTAAGGGCTTTAGCTACTTGATGACCATCTAAACCTGGCATTCTTAAGTCTAATAAAATTAGATCAGGATGATATATTTTAGCAATTTCTAATCCTTCTTTTCCATCTCTCGCAAATAATAAATTATGGCTAGTTTCTTGGAAATAGGCTTCCATTAAATCTAAATTTGATTGGACATCATCCACCACTAAAATTGTGGAACTAATAAATTGCTCTAAATTCTCATCAGTGATAGCAATAATTGTCTCTTTTGCTATTTTAACAGAAACAGGAACATTAGGAAAAGTAAAACTAAAAATACTGCCTTTTCCTAATTGACTTTTGAGTTCAACTTTCCCTCCTAAAATATCGGTTAAGCGTCGAGTAATAGCTAATCCTAATCCTGTTCCTCCATAGTTACGATTACTCTGTCCTTCGCTTTGATTAAAGGCTTCAAATATTCGATTTTGTTGGTCTTCTACGATGCCAATTCCTGTATCTTCGATGGATAAAATCAACTCGATGGTGTTATTATGGCTAAAATTATCTGTCTTATCTTGGTGACAACTAACGGATATTTTAATATAGCCATCTTTCGTAAATTTTAGCGCATTTCCCACTACATTAAATAAGATTTGTCGCAGTCTTGCTTCATCAAAAATAATCCATTCAGGAACCTCTTTTGCAATTTCTACTAGCAGGAATAAGTTTTGCTGAATTGCTTTCTGTTCAAATATATTTTTAATCTCTTCAATTAATCTCTTAAGATTAAAGGACTCAACATGAATCTCTAATTTCCCTGCTTCTATTTTAGAAAAATCTAAAATATCGTTAATTAAATCTAATAATGACTGACCACTCGCAGAAATTAATTCTACATAATTGCGGGATTTTTGTTCTGTAACTTCATTTTTTAAGAGATCACAAAACCCCAAAATAGCATTCATTGGTGTGCGAATTTCATGACTCATATTAGCTAAAAATTCACTTTTCGCTTTATTGGCAA is part of the Crocosphaera sp. UHCC 0190 genome and harbors:
- a CDS encoding LON peptidase substrate-binding domain-containing protein, producing the protein MASSSLAVRELPLFPLPEVVLFPGRPLPLHIFEFRYRMMMNTILEGDRRFGVLMINPANGEISKVGCCAEVIRSQRLPDDRIKVLTLGQQRFRLLEYVREKPYRVGLVEWMEDQPTTEDLYPLAGEVEQLLQDVVRLSGKLTDQKIELPDDLPDLPVELSYWVAGNLYGVAEEQQALLEMQKTTARLQREAEILTSTRNHLAARTALKDVLN
- a CDS encoding heavy metal translocating P-type ATPase, producing the protein MKTHPLHQSSHIDVTLTQQTLRLGGMGCATCATTIETAIHKVSGVKKCNVNFALEKAIVDYNPQETTLTRIQQAVTEAGYQAYLWEETKTEEGQDLEKQKQEARQQELTRKVMFGGVISLILIISSLPMMTGLSIPFVPHWLHNAWVQLILSIPVIVWCGQSFYTGAFKALKRRTSDMNTLVALGTGSAFLYSLFATFFPNFFASQGLNADVYYEAASVIITLILLGRLLENRARGKTSEAIRNLMGLQAKTARVIRQGETLDLPVEDVKIGEIILVRPGEKIPVDGKIIEGTSTLDESMVTGESIPVKKQLGDEVIGATINKTGSFKFKAQRVGKDTVLAQIVQLVEEAQNSKAPIQKLADSVTSWFVPAVITIAVITFIMWVVFTGNITLSMVATVSVLIIACPCALGLATPTSIMVGTGKGAEHGILIKGADSLELAHKINAIVLDKTGTLTQGKPTVTNYITVDGIANNNELNLLQLASSIEQNSEHLLAEAIVNYAKSQGISEPLLKVEDFEAISGQGVQGKIEGKLIQIGTQKWFDNLGIKTDALLSQSQEWKSQAKTTPWMAINGEIAGLFAIADAVKPSSVEVVKRLKKMGLEVIMLTGDNQETADAIAREVGINHVFAEVRPEEKAAKIKQIQQSRSKIVAMVGDGINDAPALAQADVGIAIGTGTDVAMAASDITLISGDLKGIVTAIQLSRATMRNIRQNLFFAFIYNTLGIPIAAGILYPIFGVLLNPMIAGGAMAFSSVSVVTNALRLRHFQPSKI
- a CDS encoding ATP-binding protein, producing the protein MSLEIFKYQQAELNVYRQQVNTVSFIIEEQSTIEGNFKKIIIDNNEQNLLRLFQAHGMAISLGDQLNLYGETPPKEWTENLLNWLKEHHRDEIFSSDCLQKIYPPAVDYVSQASGLLGISIFVNEASYHILWFRPEIIQTVNWGGDPNKPVTIDDDRVILSPRKSFKLWKETVRGQSLPWKFVEIEAAQLLRNSLMLAVLEISQAALLEAAKKAEVANKAKSEFLANMSHEIRTPMNAILGFCDLLKNEVTEQKSRNYVELISASGQSLLDLINDILDFSKIEAGKLEIHVESFNLKRLIEEIKNIFEQKAIQQNLFLLVEIAKEVPEWIIFDEARLRQILFNVVGNALKFTKDGYIKISVSCHQDKTDNFSHNNTIELILSIEDTGIGIVEDQQNRIFEAFNQSEGQSNRNYGGTGLGLAITRRLTDILGGKVELKSQLGKGSIFSFTFPNVPVSVKIAKETIIAITDENLEQFISSTILVVDDVQSNLDLMEAYFQETSHNLLFARDGKEGLEIAKIYHPDLILLDLRMPGLDGHQVAKALKKDPYTQNIPIVIVTASAFQSQERDALIELCEGFLNKPISRPELLVILKEILPLKSLNKKQQENEIKTNINNINLPLKTNHEPVSEDLLNQLRQEQENLYSELCRTMTYREIKSFIARLENWAKEYQCQTLKTYATKLEQQLNNFDWDYLSQTIKQFPEIIKSLET
- the pheA gene encoding prephenate dehydratase, whose translation is MVISIAHLGPTGTNAETAALAYAHWLKQAQGQKALLCPYPSIAQTLHSVAQKETKTAVVPVENSTEGSVATTLDTLWQLDRLKIQQELVLPITHAFFSRGTSLKGVKTVYSHPQALAQCQQWLQQQLPTATLIPTNSTTEALQQINLDPTSGAIAAPRAAKLYHVPILVNLINDYPDNCTRFWVMTLAPTPTVCSRISLAFSVSENVPGSLMKPLQVFAERRLNLSRIESRPTKRSLGEYIFYIDIEGNIEDGLIAEALNELQHYTEVIKIFGSYPVLFLKERDIAQL
- a CDS encoding neutral zinc metallopeptidase, which translates into the protein MNKQITVGLIAALIGLCPFQPAHAEWDHPTLSAMSEGLDAFWGSFFDSLGVQYTYPVVYSHDRMEPTPCGPAMLAHYCPKSNSIHLNIDQMNRLVHQVGDSAAYFSLAHEYGHSVQRHLGILKKETPLVTLELQADCLAGAFFAATNYVGLLEPGDLEEGIMTAMMTGDYDYKHSSHHGTPQQRARSFLSGFHHPKSCFLKSS
- a CDS encoding DUF4336 domain-containing protein — its product is MGSPEQRTKTQTTDVPIRSQDLSWPFWPVVPLYPYGKRRTLRKEVVKDTIWTFEQLQGILYVVVPIRMTVVKLASGGLLVYAPVAPTPECLRLVNELEVNHGNIRYIILPTVSGIEHKVFVGPFARCFPQAQVFVSPDQWSFPLNLPLSWLGFPLGRTQELPLDSRQTPFADEFDYEILGPINLGLGPFEEVAFYHKRSQTLLVTDSIISIPQNPPDIVQIDPYPLLFHARNNGLEIIEDTPENRLKGWQRIVLFALYFRPGALGVVKWGQVLKDALKSPDRSPKAYFGLFPFQWDDQWKSSFERLQHNHLLVAPILQGVIFNRGKFEVLSWVDKVAKWGFKRIISCHFTAPIEGNSAQFREAFDFLRHDHKTLEIEDFELIRDIDKTLTKRGITPPVK